TGATGTTGACGATGACGCTGGAGACCGGCGCGAAGGACGTGCACTCCGGTTTGACGGGAGGGCCCGCTCGCAACCCAATCGGCGAGATATGCAAAGTCATAAGCGAGTGCTACGATGCCGATACAGGCCGGGTCAAGATCAAGGGCTTCTACGACGACGTTCTGCCCGCGACTAGGAAAGAAGTGCGAAGCTTCCTTGATTCGGGATTCACCACGGCAAAGTTCAAAGCTGCTCACGAGCTGAAGAAGCTCCGGTTCGAAGACCCGGCGCGGGTGTTGAAGGCCATTATGGCGGAACCTACATTCGAGGTTCACGGCATCACGGGCGGTTATCAGGGACCGGGGGTGAAGACCATTGTCCCCTATCGCGCTCAAGCCAAGATCAGTTGCCGGTTGGTTCCACGGCAGGACCCGAAGACGGTCTTCAAAGTCATTCGCGATTTCGTGCGACAAAAGAATCCCGATATTAAAGTAGAGTTCATCTCCGCGCTCGAGCCTTACATCGGCGAGTTCAGCGGGCCGTACGCGGATGCGGCAGCAGAAGCGACGAAGTTTGCTTTCGGCCGCCAGCCCGCCTTCACTCGCGAGGGCGGATCGATCGGCGCCGTTGTAACTATGAAGAAGTACCTGAAAGCGCCAGTCATCTTCCTGGGTCTCTCGCTGCCCGAGCACGGTTATCACGCGAAGAATGAAAACTTCGACTGGGGGATGGCGTCGGGTGGTATGAAGATGTTCGTGCGCTATCTCGATCAGATAAGCCGCTTGCCTCGTCAAAAGCAATGAGCGAACACACTGGTCAAGACCGTGCGTGGGCGCTCCTGTTTGCGCGCGGCGTTCTCGGTTTCATCTTCTTCATGGCCGGCGTGTACAAGGTCTTTGAGATGGGGCCGCTTGGTCACGCCCGGAAGTTCTTCATCGAGCCGTACTCGGACACATTCTTGCCCACGTGGTCTCTCTGGGCGGTCGGCTCGAT
This portion of the Acidobacteriota bacterium genome encodes:
- a CDS encoding M20/M25/M40 family metallo-hydrolase — protein: MSENERLYEGLDSYIQASRKEFESKLAQLVEVPTVSMEPERKDDCRRGAQLAREFLESIGARAELVETPGNPVVFGRIASGANDPTLTIYNHIDVQPADPDEWHKSPFTFFNEDGRYEGRGTTDDKGPALSAMMAARYAAENYIPLNINFVWELEEEIGSPNFEHFVKNHVGKLACDSVLVSDTIWISRSRPAIPYGLRGAMMLTMTLETGAKDVHSGLTGGPARNPIGEICKVISECYDADTGRVKIKGFYDDVLPATRKEVRSFLDSGFTTAKFKAAHELKKLRFEDPARVLKAIMAEPTFEVHGITGGYQGPGVKTIVPYRAQAKISCRLVPRQDPKTVFKVIRDFVRQKNPDIKVEFISALEPYIGEFSGPYADAAAEATKFAFGRQPAFTREGGSIGAVVTMKKYLKAPVIFLGLSLPEHGYHAKNENFDWGMASGGMKMFVRYLDQISRLPRQKQ